The following coding sequences are from one Gossypium hirsutum isolate 1008001.06 chromosome A12, Gossypium_hirsutum_v2.1, whole genome shotgun sequence window:
- the LOC107924401 gene encoding uncharacterized protein isoform X3, with amino-acid sequence MGIRKRDLPSALLLCLIFFLLSSFSSFASAQKLSLVVGESNKTLQLTPGVQVEKSSGLKPGTKVVCERVHVDGLPRFRNLMKFAHSVKLKVSQGNSTLRRPNVAVCFHRNASLGIGMCPQGKWEKVSNGLWAKSMSPFDHKLLDIRMTSSSTQTLEVSIEEGIFVILLSVLLYVLTIEEFFQYRIVFLALGIVLWSVAYTLSQSLVFYYGGAMAIGVILVVLIVLFQGMKLLPTGRKSSLAIVIYSSMLGLGSILLRYIPQLVQSILSEMGITEDMYNPLAIFLLGFLVLAGAWLGFWVVRKLVLTEDGSIDISTSYFVAWTIRIVAAIMMLQSSMDPILAVEAFLSGIMLSSVLCKVTRLRFLRRVYKKLFKLAKGNTQIPDLSPDLYSHDEYTYRKPEDSNFLNRRSKPLPLASCNTSLLGTTKTSPSQLSDIDSFPSIFHNTPERRKFSKGEWEKFTRDSTKKAVKELVSSPDFSKWAAANAERITVTPRSSLSSASTRSRRWWFLWS; translated from the exons ATGGGTATCAGGAAACGGGACCTCCCCTCTGCTTTGCTTCTCTGCCTTATCTTCTTCCTTCTTTCAAGTTTTTCCTCCTTTGCATCTGCCCAGAAACTTTCTTTGG TTGTTGGGGAGTCTAATAAGACGTTGCAGTTAACTCCTGGCGTACAAGTGGAGAAGTCTTCTGGTTTAAAGCCTGGAACTAAAGTTGTTTGCGAAAGAGTTCACGTTGATGGTTTGCCTAGGTTTAGGAATCTCATGAAATTTGCTCATTCAGTCAAGCTGAAGGTTTCACAAGGAAATTCCACCCTACGCAGACCTAATGTTGCAGTTTGCTTCCACAG GAATGCTTCACTTGGGATAGGGATGTGCCCTCAAGGCAAGTGGGAGAAGGTTTCAAACGGATTATGGGCTAAATCGATGTCTCCTTTCGATCACAAGCTCTTAGATATACGAATGACCAGTTCTTCCACACAGACGCTTGAAGTGTCAATTGAAGAGGGTATATTTGTGATCCTTCTATCTGTGTTGCTTTATGTCTTGACAATTGAGG AATTTTTCCAATATCGTATAGTTTTTTTAGCACTGGGCATTGTGTTGTGGAGTGTGGCATATACACTAAGCCAATCATTAGTATTTTACTATGGTGGTGCAATGGCAATCGGGGTTATCCTTGTGGTattaatagtcctgtttcag GGAATGAAGCTTCTCCCAACTGGTCGGAAGAGCTCACTTGCTATTGTTATATATTCATCTATG CTTGGTTTGGGATCTATACTTCTCCGCTATATACCACAGTTGGTGCAATCAATACTTTCAGAAATGGGAATCACTGAAGACATGTATAATCCT TTGGCTATATTTCTCTTGGGTTTTCTTGTTCTGGCTGGAGCTTGGTTGGGTTTCTGGGTTGTTCGCAAACTTGTCCTCACCGAAGATGGATCAATTGACATAAGCACATCTTACTTTGTTGCTTGGACCATCCGGATAGTGGCTGCTATCATGATGCTTCAG AGTTCTATGGATCCCATCCTTGCGGTGGAGGCATTTTTATCTGGGATAATGCTCTCATCAGTTTTGTGTAAAGTCACTCGATTGAGATTCCTGCGCCGTGTATACAA GAAGCTGTTCAAGTTAGCCAAAGGAAACACTCAAATTCCTGATTTATCACCAGATCTATATTCTCATGACGAATATACGTACAGGAAACCTGAAGACTCTAATTTCCTTAATAGACGGTCTAAGCCCTTACCCCTTGCTTCTTGCAATACTTCTCTTCTAG GAACTACCAAGACATCTCCAAGTCAGCTGTCAGATATAgactctttcccatccatcttTCACAACACACCAGAGAGGAGAAAATTTTCTAAAGGTGAGTGGGAGAAGTTCACCAGAGACTCCACAAAAAAGGCTGTCAAAGAACTTGTTTCTTCGCCTGATTTCAGCAAATGGGCAGCCGCAAATGCTGAGAGGATCACTGTAACACCTAGAAGTAGTTTGAGCAGTGCTTCCACCAGATCTCGCCGTTGGTGGTTTCTTTGGTCATAA
- the LOC107924401 gene encoding uncharacterized protein isoform X4 — MGIRKRDLPSALLLCLIFFLLSSFSSFASAQKLSLVVGESNKTLQLTPGVQVEKSSGLKPGTKVVCERVHVDGLPRFRNLMKFAHSVKLKVSQGNSTLRRPNVAVCFHRNASLGIGMCPQGKWEKVSNGLWAKSMSPFDHKLLDIRMTSSSTQTLEVSIEEEFFQYRIVFLALGIVLWSVAYTLSQSLVFYYGGAMAIGVILVVLIVLFQGMKLLPTGRKSSLAIVIYSSMLGLGSILLRYIPQLVQSILSEMGITEDMYNPLAIFLLGFLVLAGAWLGFWVVRKLVLTEDGSIDISTSYFVAWTIRIVAAIMMLQSSMDPILAVEAFLSGIMLSSVLCKVTRLRFLRRVYKKLFKLAKGNTQIPDLSPDLYSHDEYTYRKPEDSNFLNRRSKPLPLASCNTSLLGTTKTSPSQLSDIDSFPSIFHNTPERRKFSKGEWEKFTRDSTKKAVKELVSSPDFSKWAAANAERITVTPRSSLSSASTRSRRWWFLWS; from the exons ATGGGTATCAGGAAACGGGACCTCCCCTCTGCTTTGCTTCTCTGCCTTATCTTCTTCCTTCTTTCAAGTTTTTCCTCCTTTGCATCTGCCCAGAAACTTTCTTTGG TTGTTGGGGAGTCTAATAAGACGTTGCAGTTAACTCCTGGCGTACAAGTGGAGAAGTCTTCTGGTTTAAAGCCTGGAACTAAAGTTGTTTGCGAAAGAGTTCACGTTGATGGTTTGCCTAGGTTTAGGAATCTCATGAAATTTGCTCATTCAGTCAAGCTGAAGGTTTCACAAGGAAATTCCACCCTACGCAGACCTAATGTTGCAGTTTGCTTCCACAG GAATGCTTCACTTGGGATAGGGATGTGCCCTCAAGGCAAGTGGGAGAAGGTTTCAAACGGATTATGGGCTAAATCGATGTCTCCTTTCGATCACAAGCTCTTAGATATACGAATGACCAGTTCTTCCACACAGACGCTTGAAGTGTCAATTGAAGAGG AATTTTTCCAATATCGTATAGTTTTTTTAGCACTGGGCATTGTGTTGTGGAGTGTGGCATATACACTAAGCCAATCATTAGTATTTTACTATGGTGGTGCAATGGCAATCGGGGTTATCCTTGTGGTattaatagtcctgtttcag GGAATGAAGCTTCTCCCAACTGGTCGGAAGAGCTCACTTGCTATTGTTATATATTCATCTATG CTTGGTTTGGGATCTATACTTCTCCGCTATATACCACAGTTGGTGCAATCAATACTTTCAGAAATGGGAATCACTGAAGACATGTATAATCCT TTGGCTATATTTCTCTTGGGTTTTCTTGTTCTGGCTGGAGCTTGGTTGGGTTTCTGGGTTGTTCGCAAACTTGTCCTCACCGAAGATGGATCAATTGACATAAGCACATCTTACTTTGTTGCTTGGACCATCCGGATAGTGGCTGCTATCATGATGCTTCAG AGTTCTATGGATCCCATCCTTGCGGTGGAGGCATTTTTATCTGGGATAATGCTCTCATCAGTTTTGTGTAAAGTCACTCGATTGAGATTCCTGCGCCGTGTATACAA GAAGCTGTTCAAGTTAGCCAAAGGAAACACTCAAATTCCTGATTTATCACCAGATCTATATTCTCATGACGAATATACGTACAGGAAACCTGAAGACTCTAATTTCCTTAATAGACGGTCTAAGCCCTTACCCCTTGCTTCTTGCAATACTTCTCTTCTAG GAACTACCAAGACATCTCCAAGTCAGCTGTCAGATATAgactctttcccatccatcttTCACAACACACCAGAGAGGAGAAAATTTTCTAAAGGTGAGTGGGAGAAGTTCACCAGAGACTCCACAAAAAAGGCTGTCAAAGAACTTGTTTCTTCGCCTGATTTCAGCAAATGGGCAGCCGCAAATGCTGAGAGGATCACTGTAACACCTAGAAGTAGTTTGAGCAGTGCTTCCACCAGATCTCGCCGTTGGTGGTTTCTTTGGTCATAA
- the LOC107924401 gene encoding uncharacterized protein isoform X1 has translation MDYDYDVVSALSYHVCLLIFCVLEVGSVTVGSKIGVGVKKDQNDATNKRAKKAPPKTRKPSNRHQNDRFRLRPYFQSPAYACFPQSLNSDSTMGIRKRDLPSALLLCLIFFLLSSFSSFASAQKLSLVVGESNKTLQLTPGVQVEKSSGLKPGTKVVCERVHVDGLPRFRNLMKFAHSVKLKVSQGNSTLRRPNVAVCFHRNASLGIGMCPQGKWEKVSNGLWAKSMSPFDHKLLDIRMTSSSTQTLEVSIEEGIFVILLSVLLYVLTIEEFFQYRIVFLALGIVLWSVAYTLSQSLVFYYGGAMAIGVILVVLIVLFQGMKLLPTGRKSSLAIVIYSSMLGLGSILLRYIPQLVQSILSEMGITEDMYNPLAIFLLGFLVLAGAWLGFWVVRKLVLTEDGSIDISTSYFVAWTIRIVAAIMMLQSSMDPILAVEAFLSGIMLSSVLCKVTRLRFLRRVYKKLFKLAKGNTQIPDLSPDLYSHDEYTYRKPEDSNFLNRRSKPLPLASCNTSLLGTTKTSPSQLSDIDSFPSIFHNTPERRKFSKGEWEKFTRDSTKKAVKELVSSPDFSKWAAANAERITVTPRSSLSSASTRSRRWWFLWS, from the exons ATGGACTATGACTATGATGTTGTGAGTGCTTTAAGCTATCATGTATGTCTCTTAATTTTCTGTGTTTTGGAAGTTGGGTCCGTTACAGTAGGTTCTAAGATTGGTGTTGGAGTGAAAAAAGACCAAAACGACGCTACTAATAAAAGAGCTAAAAAGGCACCACCAAAGACAAGAAAGCCATCGAACAGACACCAAAACGACCGGTTCCGACTCCGACCGTATTTTCAAAGTCCTGCCTATGCATGCTTTCCTCAATCTCTCAACTCCGACTCAACAATGGGTATCAGGAAACGGGACCTCCCCTCTGCTTTGCTTCTCTGCCTTATCTTCTTCCTTCTTTCAAGTTTTTCCTCCTTTGCATCTGCCCAGAAACTTTCTTTGG TTGTTGGGGAGTCTAATAAGACGTTGCAGTTAACTCCTGGCGTACAAGTGGAGAAGTCTTCTGGTTTAAAGCCTGGAACTAAAGTTGTTTGCGAAAGAGTTCACGTTGATGGTTTGCCTAGGTTTAGGAATCTCATGAAATTTGCTCATTCAGTCAAGCTGAAGGTTTCACAAGGAAATTCCACCCTACGCAGACCTAATGTTGCAGTTTGCTTCCACAG GAATGCTTCACTTGGGATAGGGATGTGCCCTCAAGGCAAGTGGGAGAAGGTTTCAAACGGATTATGGGCTAAATCGATGTCTCCTTTCGATCACAAGCTCTTAGATATACGAATGACCAGTTCTTCCACACAGACGCTTGAAGTGTCAATTGAAGAGGGTATATTTGTGATCCTTCTATCTGTGTTGCTTTATGTCTTGACAATTGAGG AATTTTTCCAATATCGTATAGTTTTTTTAGCACTGGGCATTGTGTTGTGGAGTGTGGCATATACACTAAGCCAATCATTAGTATTTTACTATGGTGGTGCAATGGCAATCGGGGTTATCCTTGTGGTattaatagtcctgtttcag GGAATGAAGCTTCTCCCAACTGGTCGGAAGAGCTCACTTGCTATTGTTATATATTCATCTATG CTTGGTTTGGGATCTATACTTCTCCGCTATATACCACAGTTGGTGCAATCAATACTTTCAGAAATGGGAATCACTGAAGACATGTATAATCCT TTGGCTATATTTCTCTTGGGTTTTCTTGTTCTGGCTGGAGCTTGGTTGGGTTTCTGGGTTGTTCGCAAACTTGTCCTCACCGAAGATGGATCAATTGACATAAGCACATCTTACTTTGTTGCTTGGACCATCCGGATAGTGGCTGCTATCATGATGCTTCAG AGTTCTATGGATCCCATCCTTGCGGTGGAGGCATTTTTATCTGGGATAATGCTCTCATCAGTTTTGTGTAAAGTCACTCGATTGAGATTCCTGCGCCGTGTATACAA GAAGCTGTTCAAGTTAGCCAAAGGAAACACTCAAATTCCTGATTTATCACCAGATCTATATTCTCATGACGAATATACGTACAGGAAACCTGAAGACTCTAATTTCCTTAATAGACGGTCTAAGCCCTTACCCCTTGCTTCTTGCAATACTTCTCTTCTAG GAACTACCAAGACATCTCCAAGTCAGCTGTCAGATATAgactctttcccatccatcttTCACAACACACCAGAGAGGAGAAAATTTTCTAAAGGTGAGTGGGAGAAGTTCACCAGAGACTCCACAAAAAAGGCTGTCAAAGAACTTGTTTCTTCGCCTGATTTCAGCAAATGGGCAGCCGCAAATGCTGAGAGGATCACTGTAACACCTAGAAGTAGTTTGAGCAGTGCTTCCACCAGATCTCGCCGTTGGTGGTTTCTTTGGTCATAA
- the LOC107924401 gene encoding uncharacterized protein isoform X2 has product MDYDYDVVSALSYHVCLLIFCVLEVGSVTVGSKIGVGVKKDQNDATNKRAKKAPPKTRKPSNRHQNDRFRLRPYFQSPAYACFPQSLNSDSTMGIRKRDLPSALLLCLIFFLLSSFSSFASAQKLSLVVGESNKTLQLTPGVQVEKSSGLKPGTKVVCERVHVDGLPRFRNLMKFAHSVKLKVSQGNSTLRRPNVAVCFHRNASLGIGMCPQGKWEKVSNGLWAKSMSPFDHKLLDIRMTSSSTQTLEVSIEEEFFQYRIVFLALGIVLWSVAYTLSQSLVFYYGGAMAIGVILVVLIVLFQGMKLLPTGRKSSLAIVIYSSMLGLGSILLRYIPQLVQSILSEMGITEDMYNPLAIFLLGFLVLAGAWLGFWVVRKLVLTEDGSIDISTSYFVAWTIRIVAAIMMLQSSMDPILAVEAFLSGIMLSSVLCKVTRLRFLRRVYKKLFKLAKGNTQIPDLSPDLYSHDEYTYRKPEDSNFLNRRSKPLPLASCNTSLLGTTKTSPSQLSDIDSFPSIFHNTPERRKFSKGEWEKFTRDSTKKAVKELVSSPDFSKWAAANAERITVTPRSSLSSASTRSRRWWFLWS; this is encoded by the exons ATGGACTATGACTATGATGTTGTGAGTGCTTTAAGCTATCATGTATGTCTCTTAATTTTCTGTGTTTTGGAAGTTGGGTCCGTTACAGTAGGTTCTAAGATTGGTGTTGGAGTGAAAAAAGACCAAAACGACGCTACTAATAAAAGAGCTAAAAAGGCACCACCAAAGACAAGAAAGCCATCGAACAGACACCAAAACGACCGGTTCCGACTCCGACCGTATTTTCAAAGTCCTGCCTATGCATGCTTTCCTCAATCTCTCAACTCCGACTCAACAATGGGTATCAGGAAACGGGACCTCCCCTCTGCTTTGCTTCTCTGCCTTATCTTCTTCCTTCTTTCAAGTTTTTCCTCCTTTGCATCTGCCCAGAAACTTTCTTTGG TTGTTGGGGAGTCTAATAAGACGTTGCAGTTAACTCCTGGCGTACAAGTGGAGAAGTCTTCTGGTTTAAAGCCTGGAACTAAAGTTGTTTGCGAAAGAGTTCACGTTGATGGTTTGCCTAGGTTTAGGAATCTCATGAAATTTGCTCATTCAGTCAAGCTGAAGGTTTCACAAGGAAATTCCACCCTACGCAGACCTAATGTTGCAGTTTGCTTCCACAG GAATGCTTCACTTGGGATAGGGATGTGCCCTCAAGGCAAGTGGGAGAAGGTTTCAAACGGATTATGGGCTAAATCGATGTCTCCTTTCGATCACAAGCTCTTAGATATACGAATGACCAGTTCTTCCACACAGACGCTTGAAGTGTCAATTGAAGAGG AATTTTTCCAATATCGTATAGTTTTTTTAGCACTGGGCATTGTGTTGTGGAGTGTGGCATATACACTAAGCCAATCATTAGTATTTTACTATGGTGGTGCAATGGCAATCGGGGTTATCCTTGTGGTattaatagtcctgtttcag GGAATGAAGCTTCTCCCAACTGGTCGGAAGAGCTCACTTGCTATTGTTATATATTCATCTATG CTTGGTTTGGGATCTATACTTCTCCGCTATATACCACAGTTGGTGCAATCAATACTTTCAGAAATGGGAATCACTGAAGACATGTATAATCCT TTGGCTATATTTCTCTTGGGTTTTCTTGTTCTGGCTGGAGCTTGGTTGGGTTTCTGGGTTGTTCGCAAACTTGTCCTCACCGAAGATGGATCAATTGACATAAGCACATCTTACTTTGTTGCTTGGACCATCCGGATAGTGGCTGCTATCATGATGCTTCAG AGTTCTATGGATCCCATCCTTGCGGTGGAGGCATTTTTATCTGGGATAATGCTCTCATCAGTTTTGTGTAAAGTCACTCGATTGAGATTCCTGCGCCGTGTATACAA GAAGCTGTTCAAGTTAGCCAAAGGAAACACTCAAATTCCTGATTTATCACCAGATCTATATTCTCATGACGAATATACGTACAGGAAACCTGAAGACTCTAATTTCCTTAATAGACGGTCTAAGCCCTTACCCCTTGCTTCTTGCAATACTTCTCTTCTAG GAACTACCAAGACATCTCCAAGTCAGCTGTCAGATATAgactctttcccatccatcttTCACAACACACCAGAGAGGAGAAAATTTTCTAAAGGTGAGTGGGAGAAGTTCACCAGAGACTCCACAAAAAAGGCTGTCAAAGAACTTGTTTCTTCGCCTGATTTCAGCAAATGGGCAGCCGCAAATGCTGAGAGGATCACTGTAACACCTAGAAGTAGTTTGAGCAGTGCTTCCACCAGATCTCGCCGTTGGTGGTTTCTTTGGTCATAA